The Deinococcus roseus genome window below encodes:
- a CDS encoding Mrp/NBP35 family ATP-binding protein produces the protein MPVVTEDIVLKALSLVNDPELHQDLVSLGMVERVAVSGTQVHVKINLTTPACPLKGVIEADVRRAIETVGASSVNVEFGATVRASNKPALPGIQHVILVGSGKGGVGKSSVSTNLAIALAQSGAQVGLMDADIYGPSIAHMLGNTEDRIKANQNKQMLPLERFGVKFLSMANLVPAGQALVWRGPMLHGAIQQFLKEALWGELDYLIIDLPPGTGDVQLSLAQSVSITGAVIVTTPQDVALIDAARAMDMFKKSSIPMLGVIENMSYFIAPDTGTRYDIFGHGGGKRKAEQMSLHFLGEVPLDMPLREASDQGTPVVISHPESTSAQALVKISQNLAGRISVQSLQSLPML, from the coding sequence ATGCCTGTGGTCACTGAAGACATCGTGTTGAAAGCCCTGAGCCTCGTGAACGACCCCGAGTTGCATCAGGATCTGGTTTCTCTGGGAATGGTGGAACGGGTTGCAGTGAGCGGAACGCAAGTTCATGTGAAGATCAACCTCACCACCCCTGCCTGTCCCCTCAAAGGGGTGATCGAGGCAGACGTTCGCCGGGCCATCGAAACCGTCGGTGCCAGCAGTGTGAATGTGGAATTTGGCGCAACGGTTCGCGCCAGCAACAAGCCTGCCCTTCCCGGCATCCAGCATGTGATTCTGGTCGGGAGCGGCAAGGGAGGCGTGGGCAAATCCAGCGTCTCCACCAATCTGGCCATCGCCCTCGCGCAGAGCGGGGCGCAGGTCGGTCTGATGGATGCAGACATTTACGGTCCCAGCATTGCGCACATGCTGGGCAACACTGAGGACCGCATCAAAGCCAACCAGAACAAGCAGATGCTGCCTCTGGAGCGCTTCGGCGTGAAGTTCCTCTCCATGGCCAACCTGGTGCCTGCAGGTCAGGCGCTGGTGTGGCGCGGTCCCATGCTGCACGGGGCCATCCAGCAGTTCCTCAAAGAAGCCCTGTGGGGAGAACTGGATTACCTGATCATCGATCTGCCCCCGGGAACAGGAGATGTGCAGCTTTCTCTGGCCCAGTCGGTGAGCATCACCGGGGCTGTGATTGTGACCACCCCTCAGGATGTGGCCCTGATCGACGCTGCCCGTGCCATGGACATGTTCAAGAAGAGCAGCATTCCCATGCTGGGTGTCATCGAGAACATGAGTTACTTCATTGCACCGGACACCGGAACCCGCTACGACATCTTCGGACACGGAGGCGGCAAACGCAAAGCCGAGCAAATGTCCCTGCATTTCCTCGGTGAAGTGCCCCTGGACATGCCCCTGCGTGAAGCCTCCGACCAGGGAACCCCTGTGGTGATTTCCCATCCTGAAAGCACTTCCGCACAAGCCCTCGTGAAAATCAGCCAGAACCTGGCAGGCCGCATCAGCGTGCAGAGCCTGCAATCTCTGCCCATGCTTTAA
- a CDS encoding helix-turn-helix transcriptional regulator, which yields MLPNPDHTKRKILSHLKEHCGATTQDLAASLGVTVPAIRKHLMDLEEDKYITQQLEKRCGKGRPQYVYHLTHKGEEAFPKNYSGLCLDVLGHLEELCGQQMVLQVFSAREESLYQQLAPQMDHLDLDEKVRKLSELLCEAGYQAALTEDGGWLLEQRNCPSIAVARRYKAICQCEMSLYERLLGVPIVRVSQIASGAGACRYKIAKA from the coding sequence ATGCTGCCCAACCCTGACCACACCAAAAGAAAAATCCTCTCCCACCTGAAAGAGCACTGCGGGGCCACCACCCAGGACCTCGCAGCCTCTCTGGGAGTGACCGTTCCAGCCATCCGCAAACACCTGATGGACCTGGAGGAAGACAAGTACATCACCCAGCAACTGGAGAAACGCTGTGGCAAAGGGCGGCCACAGTATGTCTACCACCTCACCCACAAGGGCGAGGAAGCCTTTCCCAAGAACTACTCGGGATTGTGCCTGGATGTGCTTGGGCACCTGGAGGAACTGTGTGGTCAGCAGATGGTGTTGCAAGTGTTCAGCGCCCGCGAGGAATCCCTCTACCAGCAACTGGCCCCCCAGATGGACCACCTGGATCTGGACGAAAAAGTACGGAAGTTGTCAGAGTTGTTGTGCGAAGCTGGATATCAGGCAGCCCTTACCGAAGACGGTGGGTGGTTGCTGGAACAACGCAACTGCCCCAGTATCGCTGTCGCACGGCGGTACAAGGCAATTTGTCAGTGCGAGATGAGCCTTTACGAAAGGCTGCTGGGGGTTCCCATAGTGCGCGTTAGTCAGATTGCTTCCGGTGCAGGGGCTTGCCGATATAAAATAGCGAAGGCTTGA
- a CDS encoding 2'-5' RNA ligase family protein, with protein MRFIRAFQRDHQLAGYGVPHINLRSPFFWQGSEEELKEKFHDLSRNLSTLNLSSCGWKRFPNVLYVSLESTPSFREAHQLCRTLGGEPFKPVDGADYLPHITVGLGIVPWEEEAVWQLAQQTYIPHLSWTCSELILTKDVCGEFTIVDSVSLQPKVLVDH; from the coding sequence ATGCGTTTCATTCGGGCGTTTCAGCGAGATCATCAGTTGGCAGGATACGGAGTCCCTCACATCAACTTGCGTTCTCCGTTTTTCTGGCAGGGCAGCGAAGAGGAATTGAAAGAGAAGTTTCATGACCTTTCCCGCAACCTCTCCACACTGAACCTCAGCTCCTGCGGGTGGAAAAGGTTCCCGAATGTGCTTTACGTCTCTCTGGAGAGCACCCCGAGTTTCCGGGAAGCCCACCAGTTGTGCAGGACCCTGGGCGGGGAACCGTTCAAACCAGTGGATGGTGCAGATTACCTTCCACACATCACTGTGGGTCTTGGCATTGTGCCCTGGGAAGAGGAAGCCGTCTGGCAACTGGCCCAGCAAACCTACATCCCCCACCTGTCCTGGACCTGCTCCGAACTGATCCTCACCAAGGATGTCTGTGGAGAGTTCACCATCGTGGATTCGGTGTCTTTGCAGCCCAAAGTGCTGGTGGACCACTGA
- a CDS encoding globin domain-containing protein codes for MDLRPLEEATLYDRLTEEGLSRLVNKFYDLVHQHVVLKEIFPPDLTETREKQFAFLSGFFGGPSLYMEKYGHPRLRMRHLKFPIGETEARAWLECMRQALRDTVPDQKLREDIFAALARTAVHMINTGT; via the coding sequence GTGGACCTGAGACCCCTGGAAGAAGCCACCCTCTACGACCGCCTGACCGAAGAGGGGCTTTCCCGTCTGGTCAACAAATTCTATGACCTGGTTCACCAGCATGTGGTGCTGAAAGAGATCTTTCCCCCGGACCTCACGGAAACCAGGGAAAAACAATTTGCCTTCCTGAGCGGATTTTTTGGAGGTCCCTCCCTGTACATGGAGAAATATGGCCATCCCAGACTGAGGATGCGCCACCTGAAATTTCCCATTGGAGAGACCGAAGCCCGTGCATGGCTGGAATGCATGCGTCAGGCTTTAAGGGACACCGTGCCAGACCAGAAGTTGCGCGAGGACATTTTTGCTGCCCTCGCGCGAACTGCTGTACACATGATCAACACAGGCACATGA
- a CDS encoding alpha-amylase/4-alpha-glucanotransferase domain-containing protein: MSRLALVLHNHQPNGNLPDLFERAHQTAYLPFLKVLQEHPRIKINLHYSGTLLQWMQKNHPSTLQLLKQLVERGQVELLGGGMHEPLLPLIPKRDRIAQISSHRDWMAQHLGARSKGVWLAECAWDTDLPETLSECQVEYTLLDDTQIPEQALPATYYLTEHDGHNVRVFVMQHQLHNQMPYAQPATLIENIRAQKQLVVLGEDGENLGLLGDTYQRCYVEGWLKNFFVALEQNKDIQLVHLSEELKQPCSGLVYVPSSSFAAPDGYFRQAMAKYAGINNLHKRMRYTSLKLDMTPRASQQAYEHLWRGQTGDAYWPTSAEYNFVRFEAYRNLIRAENEIEPRKYSWLEIDYRDTNGDGVQELIAESHTMNLHFSPTEGGSLQEWDYREKAVNLVDSYSDHPRTHPRTLVEHFFGGEVSLRSFASGQYLELGDFSTGLFDAGKYRNRVTLSRMGIVRGPAGIPVPVELKKSLKILPKEHQIELEYRITNHGDWDIITRFGSKWNFGLLAGDSPDRYFYINGRKVGSLGSTQEHREVTHAGIVDEWLGIRVVFEFEGREATIWHHPVVCDRKRPLYQSSVFMPVFDLDLPKGRSRRLAFNVHVEEL, from the coding sequence GTGAGCCGTTTAGCACTTGTACTGCACAACCATCAACCCAACGGAAACCTGCCTGATCTGTTCGAAAGAGCGCACCAGACGGCTTACCTTCCTTTTTTGAAGGTGTTGCAGGAACACCCCAGAATCAAGATCAACCTGCATTATTCAGGCACACTGCTGCAGTGGATGCAGAAAAACCATCCCTCCACCCTGCAGCTTTTGAAGCAACTGGTGGAACGCGGACAGGTGGAACTGCTGGGAGGAGGGATGCACGAACCCCTTTTGCCCCTGATTCCCAAACGGGACCGCATCGCCCAGATTTCTTCCCACCGGGACTGGATGGCCCAGCACCTGGGTGCCCGCAGCAAAGGGGTCTGGCTGGCCGAGTGCGCCTGGGACACGGACCTCCCCGAAACCCTCTCAGAGTGCCAGGTGGAATACACACTGCTGGACGACACCCAGATCCCCGAGCAGGCCCTTCCTGCCACCTACTACCTGACCGAGCACGATGGTCACAACGTGCGGGTTTTTGTGATGCAGCACCAGCTTCACAACCAGATGCCCTACGCCCAGCCTGCCACCCTCATCGAGAACATCCGGGCACAGAAGCAACTGGTGGTCCTTGGAGAGGACGGGGAAAACCTGGGACTCCTGGGGGACACCTACCAGCGCTGTTACGTGGAAGGCTGGCTGAAGAATTTCTTTGTGGCTTTAGAGCAGAACAAGGACATCCAACTGGTGCACCTCTCTGAAGAACTCAAGCAGCCCTGCAGCGGTCTGGTGTATGTGCCCAGCAGTTCTTTTGCTGCTCCAGATGGTTATTTCCGTCAGGCCATGGCCAAGTATGCAGGCATCAACAACCTGCACAAACGCATGCGTTACACCAGTCTGAAACTGGACATGACCCCCAGGGCCTCCCAGCAGGCCTACGAGCATTTGTGGCGAGGACAGACCGGAGATGCTTACTGGCCCACCAGTGCCGAGTACAACTTTGTGCGCTTCGAGGCCTACCGCAACCTGATCCGTGCCGAGAACGAAATTGAGCCCAGAAAATACAGCTGGTTGGAGATCGATTACCGGGACACCAACGGAGACGGCGTGCAGGAACTCATCGCAGAGAGCCACACCATGAACCTGCACTTTTCTCCTACAGAGGGAGGAAGCCTGCAGGAGTGGGATTACCGCGAAAAAGCGGTCAATCTGGTGGACTCCTACAGTGACCATCCCAGAACGCACCCCAGAACCCTGGTGGAGCATTTTTTTGGGGGAGAGGTCAGCCTGAGGTCATTTGCAAGCGGGCAATACCTGGAACTTGGCGATTTCTCCACGGGCCTCTTCGACGCCGGGAAATACCGCAACCGGGTGACCCTGAGCCGCATGGGCATTGTGCGGGGACCTGCTGGCATTCCGGTTCCAGTGGAACTCAAAAAGAGCCTGAAGATCCTGCCCAAAGAACACCAGATCGAACTGGAATACCGCATCACCAACCACGGGGACTGGGACATCATCACCCGCTTTGGCAGCAAATGGAATTTTGGCCTGCTGGCCGGAGACTCCCCGGACCGCTATTTCTACATCAATGGCCGCAAGGTGGGCAGTCTGGGCTCCACCCAGGAGCACCGCGAAGTCACCCATGCAGGCATTGTGGACGAATGGCTGGGCATCCGGGTGGTCTTTGAATTTGAAGGCCGTGAGGCCACCATCTGGCACCACCCTGTGGTGTGTGACCGCAAACGCCCCCTCTACCAGTCCAGCGTGTTCATGCCCGTCTTTGATCTGGATTTGCCCAAGGGGCGTTCCAGACGACTGGCGTTTAATGTGCACGTTGAGGAGTTGTAA
- a CDS encoding ribonuclease HII — MTPSWTLETQIGDFKLILGIDEAGRGALAGPVAVAGVILPAERIELPYRDSKTLKFDRRMELAEHVKSYAVKYAVKLVPAAEIDSTGILKVVIRASEQILQELQPEAVITDYLKVKTDLPLLAVPKADGNSYTVAAASLLAKTARDQYMIDLHEKHPEYGFAGHKGYGTQEHVQALQKHGVTPEHRKTFAPVAQGLLFTEE; from the coding sequence ATGACCCCCTCCTGGACCCTGGAAACCCAGATTGGGGATTTCAAGCTGATTCTGGGCATTGATGAGGCAGGACGTGGGGCACTGGCTGGACCTGTGGCTGTGGCAGGTGTGATTTTGCCTGCAGAGCGCATTGAACTGCCTTATCGGGATTCCAAGACCCTGAAGTTTGACCGCCGCATGGAACTCGCAGAGCATGTGAAGTCTTATGCAGTGAAATATGCCGTCAAACTGGTTCCAGCCGCAGAGATTGATTCCACGGGCATTCTGAAAGTGGTGATCCGGGCCAGCGAGCAGATCCTTCAGGAACTGCAGCCCGAGGCCGTCATCACCGATTATTTGAAGGTCAAGACCGACTTGCCCTTGCTGGCGGTGCCAAAAGCAGATGGCAACTCTTACACCGTGGCTGCTGCGAGTTTGCTGGCCAAAACCGCCAGAGACCAGTACATGATTGACCTGCATGAAAAGCACCCAGAGTACGGTTTTGCGGGCCACAAGGGGTACGGCACCCAGGAGCATGTGCAGGCTTTGCAGAAACATGGGGTGACCCCAGAGCACCGAAAAACTTTTGCTCCGGTGGCCCAGGGGCTGCTTTTTACGGAAGAATGA
- a CDS encoding class I SAM-dependent methyltransferase — MYSDLKIAKLPPKLPERGILTKAGVRGYPGLDDAQALLLEVLLHPPVDLGEKILDLTAQNGAVALYLPEHQVTLTERSRAALEVLERQFADDPRVQVQAALPLETTGEFDTVLAVLPADKGNEAVREYLQAAFERTRKGGLCLIAGDKDKGFERYFKWFKAAFGEGEILERHKGMRVAGFIKENSEAQLEAAKTHQYTFEGLHITSLPGVFSASKIDEASQLLLSHLPSPAGKRVLDIGAGAGVLGLKCAQLGANVTLLEEDLAAVRSIEKNAQQAHLNVQALHSDVGSALPVKPDPTKAEFDLVLMNPPFHVGSDVILEVAEEFIRVAYQQVRHMGEVWVVANQFLPYEALMQRYGKVQLVVKNKSYKVLKGIRERI; from the coding sequence ATGTATTCTGACCTCAAAATTGCCAAACTTCCCCCCAAGCTGCCCGAACGGGGCATCCTCACCAAAGCGGGGGTGCGGGGGTATCCGGGTCTGGACGATGCCCAGGCATTGTTGCTGGAGGTGCTGTTGCATCCTCCTGTGGACCTCGGAGAAAAAATTCTGGACCTCACTGCGCAGAACGGGGCTGTGGCCCTTTACCTCCCAGAACACCAGGTGACCCTGACCGAGCGCTCCAGGGCAGCCCTGGAAGTGCTGGAACGCCAGTTTGCAGACGATCCCAGGGTGCAGGTGCAGGCGGCGCTTCCTCTGGAAACCACAGGAGAATTTGACACCGTGCTGGCCGTGCTTCCTGCCGACAAAGGCAACGAAGCTGTTCGGGAATACCTGCAGGCTGCTTTTGAGCGCACCCGCAAGGGCGGTCTGTGCCTGATTGCCGGAGACAAGGACAAGGGCTTTGAGCGCTATTTCAAATGGTTCAAAGCGGCTTTCGGAGAAGGTGAAATTCTGGAGCGCCACAAGGGCATGCGGGTGGCAGGCTTCATCAAGGAGAATTCCGAGGCTCAGCTCGAAGCCGCAAAAACCCACCAGTACACTTTTGAAGGGCTGCACATCACCTCTTTGCCCGGTGTGTTCAGTGCCAGCAAAATCGACGAAGCCAGCCAGCTGTTGCTGTCCCATCTGCCCTCTCCTGCTGGAAAACGGGTGCTGGACATCGGGGCGGGAGCAGGCGTACTGGGTCTGAAGTGTGCCCAGCTGGGTGCAAACGTGACCTTGCTGGAAGAAGATCTGGCTGCTGTGCGCAGCATCGAAAAGAATGCCCAGCAGGCACATTTGAATGTGCAGGCGCTCCACAGCGATGTGGGGAGCGCCCTCCCTGTAAAACCAGACCCTACAAAAGCAGAATTTGATCTGGTCCTGATGAATCCCCCTTTCCACGTGGGAAGCGATGTGATTCTGGAGGTGGCCGAGGAGTTCATCCGGGTGGCCTACCAGCAGGTGCGGCACATGGGAGAGGTGTGGGTGGTGGCCAACCAGTTCTTGCCCTATGAGGCCCTGATGCAGCGGTACGGCAAGGTGCAATTGGTGGTGAAAAACAAGAGCTACAAGGTCCTGAAGGGAATCCGGGAACGAATCTGA
- the rpoD gene encoding RNA polymerase sigma factor RpoD — protein MTEKRTRSKKTSETLEVAPENTPVSQSAAKVRTRKKATVEEAPKTKGRRAAAEPDDSTPRPDKPYIQHQAIQDLIRVGKTMGMLSTEEIATALSAALEGSGTSEADLLEEVDDLQVFIQRQGIEISDLADDDDDALEEEDDDDEEEDEFFDDIPKTVSNDPVRQYLHEIGRVPLLTLDEEIDLARRIEEGEEARKRLEAGENSDDERKQRRLQRLTEDGQYARQQLIEANLRLVVSIAKKYTGRGLGFLDLIQEGNQGLIRAVEKFEYKRRYKFSTYATWWIRQAINRAIADQARTIRIPVHMVETINKLTRTARQLQQELSREPSYEEIAEAMGPGWDAAKVEEVQKVSQEPVSLETPIGDEKDSFYGDFIPDENLDSPVENAAKTLLSEELEKALSKLTEREAMVLKLRKGLVDGREHTLEEVGQYFNVTRERIRQIENKALRKLKYHESRTRKLRDFLD, from the coding sequence ATGACTGAAAAACGCACACGCTCCAAGAAGACCAGCGAGACCCTTGAAGTTGCCCCAGAAAACACTCCTGTGTCCCAGAGCGCCGCAAAAGTGCGGACCCGCAAGAAAGCCACGGTAGAAGAAGCCCCAAAAACCAAAGGCCGTCGGGCAGCAGCAGAACCTGACGACAGCACCCCCAGACCCGACAAACCCTACATCCAGCATCAGGCCATTCAGGACCTGATCCGGGTGGGCAAGACCATGGGCATGCTCTCCACCGAGGAGATCGCCACCGCCCTGAGCGCCGCACTGGAAGGCAGTGGCACCTCTGAGGCCGATCTGCTGGAAGAAGTGGATGACCTGCAGGTGTTCATCCAGCGTCAGGGCATCGAAATCAGCGACCTCGCAGATGACGATGACGACGCCCTGGAAGAAGAAGACGACGATGACGAGGAAGAAGACGAATTTTTCGACGACATTCCCAAAACCGTTTCCAATGACCCTGTTCGCCAGTACCTGCATGAAATTGGCCGGGTGCCCCTGCTGACCCTCGACGAGGAAATCGATCTGGCCCGCCGCATTGAAGAGGGTGAAGAGGCCCGCAAGCGCCTGGAAGCCGGAGAGAACAGCGACGACGAGCGCAAACAGCGCCGCCTGCAGCGCCTCACCGAAGACGGACAGTACGCCCGCCAGCAACTGATCGAGGCCAACCTGCGTCTGGTGGTGTCCATCGCCAAGAAGTACACCGGTCGTGGTCTGGGCTTCCTGGATTTGATTCAGGAAGGCAACCAGGGCCTGATCCGCGCCGTGGAGAAGTTCGAGTACAAGCGCCGCTACAAGTTCTCCACTTATGCCACCTGGTGGATCCGTCAGGCCATCAACCGCGCCATTGCCGACCAGGCCCGCACCATCCGCATTCCCGTGCACATGGTGGAAACCATCAACAAGCTGACCCGCACCGCCAGACAGCTCCAGCAGGAACTGTCCCGCGAGCCCAGCTACGAAGAAATCGCTGAAGCCATGGGTCCCGGCTGGGACGCTGCCAAGGTGGAGGAAGTGCAGAAGGTTTCCCAGGAACCCGTGTCCCTGGAAACCCCCATCGGGGACGAGAAGGACAGCTTCTACGGGGACTTCATCCCCGACGAGAACCTGGACAGCCCTGTGGAGAACGCCGCCAAGACCCTGCTCAGTGAGGAGCTGGAAAAAGCCCTCTCCAAGCTGACCGAGCGTGAAGCCATGGTGCTGAAACTGCGCAAAGGCCTGGTGGACGGACGTGAGCACACCCTGGAAGAGGTGGGCCAGTACTTCAACGTCACCCGTGAACGCATCCGCCAGATTGAGAACAAGGCGCTGCGCAAACTGAAGTACCACGAATCCAGAACCCGCAAACTGCGCGACTTTTTGGATTAA
- a CDS encoding DedA family protein, with amino-acid sequence MLEHLQDIILKFGYIGIAATLMLETGFLIFFFLPGDTLLLAVGTIASTGTLNIGTTILAAFLGAVLGNAIGYWVGAKYGRAVFSNQNSRLFKPENITKAEQFYQKYGALAIVLSRFVPGVRAIVPTLAGMVRMNYGMFMLLNIVSAALWTVTLPLLAYYVVPMLGIDPKTLDKYILIIILCAFLVPLIPLGLRLLKPRNDVQEKV; translated from the coding sequence TTGTTGGAGCACCTGCAGGACATCATCTTGAAATTTGGTTACATCGGGATTGCTGCCACCCTGATGCTGGAAACTGGATTTCTGATTTTCTTTTTTCTTCCCGGAGACACCCTGCTGCTGGCCGTGGGCACCATTGCCTCCACCGGAACCCTCAACATTGGCACCACCATCCTGGCTGCCTTCCTGGGTGCCGTGCTGGGCAACGCCATCGGATACTGGGTGGGAGCCAAATATGGCCGTGCGGTGTTCAGCAACCAGAACAGCCGCCTGTTCAAACCCGAGAACATCACCAAAGCAGAGCAGTTTTACCAGAAATATGGTGCACTGGCCATCGTGCTTTCCCGTTTTGTCCCCGGAGTGCGGGCCATTGTGCCCACCCTCGCAGGCATGGTGCGCATGAATTACGGCATGTTCATGCTGCTCAACATCGTCAGTGCAGCCCTCTGGACCGTTACACTTCCATTGCTGGCCTATTATGTGGTGCCTATGCTGGGCATTGATCCCAAAACCCTGGACAAATACATCTTGATCATCATCCTGTGTGCATTCCTGGTGCCCCTGATCCCTCTGGGTCTGCGTTTGCTGAAACCCAGAAATGACGTGCAGGAAAAAGTTTAA
- a CDS encoding MOSC domain-containing protein produces the protein MTEPLPQNPIQPVSLWIYPIKSCAGIEVSSAHITPESGLAGDRDWIIVDHEDQQIWMGGNHQMALIQPHFDGSEMVLRASGKSDLRVPLNPAGQPCQARIWNDIDKVNETFSGQEAGEKAALWLSEVLGQTARLVKLGEEGITRKALLPLHVVSLASLRKLNQQLSEKGHPAVEHQRFRANLVIDHPELEPFAEEGFSELHWSEGSLILEMTGNCIRCIMPNVNPEDATAGREPLASVTALSRERQQKNPIFGVYAKAKSAGVLTRGQPGTATTKPISSDFPPA, from the coding sequence ATGACTGAACCATTGCCCCAGAACCCCATCCAGCCCGTCAGCCTATGGATCTACCCCATCAAATCCTGTGCAGGAATTGAAGTTTCCTCCGCCCACATCACCCCCGAATCTGGCCTTGCAGGCGATCGGGACTGGATCATCGTGGACCATGAAGACCAGCAAATCTGGATGGGAGGCAACCACCAAATGGCCCTGATTCAGCCTCATTTTGACGGGTCAGAGATGGTTCTCAGGGCTTCAGGCAAAAGCGATCTCCGGGTGCCCCTGAACCCAGCAGGACAGCCCTGTCAGGCCAGAATCTGGAATGACATCGACAAGGTGAACGAGACGTTTTCCGGACAAGAGGCAGGAGAGAAAGCAGCACTCTGGCTTTCAGAGGTGCTGGGGCAAACAGCACGTCTGGTCAAACTGGGAGAGGAAGGCATCACCCGCAAAGCCCTGCTTCCCTTGCATGTGGTTTCACTGGCCTCCCTGCGCAAACTGAACCAGCAACTCTCTGAGAAAGGGCATCCTGCTGTAGAACACCAGCGTTTCCGGGCCAATCTGGTGATCGACCATCCAGAACTGGAACCTTTCGCGGAAGAAGGGTTTTCTGAATTGCACTGGTCTGAAGGTTCCCTGATTCTGGAAATGACTGGCAACTGCATCCGCTGCATCATGCCCAACGTGAATCCAGAAGATGCCACTGCAGGCCGTGAACCACTGGCTTCTGTCACCGCCCTCAGCAGGGAACGGCAACAAAAAAACCCCATCTTTGGGGTTTATGCAAAAGCAAAGTCTGCAGGTGTGCTGACCAGAGGACAGCCGGGAACAGCCACAACAAAGCCAATCAGTTCTGACTTTCCCCCTGCCTGA
- the sufU gene encoding Fe-S cluster assembly sulfur transfer protein SufU, producing the protein MSLLEDLYKQIILEHYKKPRNYGELDPHTHRQEGKNSSCGDELVLDLTIENGVIREARFKGHGCAISQATASLMTEAIKGKKISEVQDLSSYFKNMLRTGTAHPELGELSALQGISKIHARVKCASLPWTTLDEALRQGESQN; encoded by the coding sequence ATGAGTTTACTGGAAGACCTCTACAAACAGATCATTCTGGAGCACTACAAGAAGCCCAGAAATTATGGGGAACTGGACCCCCACACCCACCGCCAGGAGGGCAAAAACTCTTCTTGTGGCGATGAACTGGTTCTGGACCTCACCATCGAAAATGGGGTCATTCGGGAGGCCCGATTCAAAGGGCATGGATGTGCCATCTCGCAGGCCACTGCAAGCCTGATGACCGAGGCCATCAAGGGCAAGAAAATCTCTGAAGTGCAGGACCTCAGCAGCTACTTCAAAAACATGCTGAGAACCGGAACTGCACACCCAGAACTGGGAGAACTCTCTGCCTTGCAGGGCATCAGCAAGATCCATGCCCGTGTGAAGTGTGCCTCTTTGCCCTGGACCACTTTAGACGAGGCCCTCAGGCAGGGGGAAAGTCAGAACTGA
- a CDS encoding cysteine desulfurase, protein MMTRNWSQVREDFPILQRTVNGKKLVYLDSTATAQKPRAVIDALSHFYEHTNANIHRGAYSLSIESTEAYEEARSRVARLIQAPEQGIIFTRNTTEAINLVARTWALDHLKPGDQILVTEMEHHSNLVPWHIAAKATGAEVIGVRVTPEGRLDQQDYLQKLASGKVKLVAVAHISNALGTLNPVQQMTEQAHQAGALVLIDGAQSVPHLPVNVQELGADFFAFSGHKMCGPTGAGVLYARPELLEEMSPFLGGGEMIDQVYIDHSTYADLPRKFEAGTPAIAEVVALGVAAQYLQDLGMERIWQHEKDLMAYALDRIAEIPELTQYGPLGEDRAGVLSFNLQGVHAHDVAGFLDERGICVRSGHHCAQPLMRALKVGSTARASFYLYNTREDIDALVQALREIVAFFKE, encoded by the coding sequence ATGATGACCCGCAACTGGTCCCAGGTCCGGGAGGACTTTCCCATTCTGCAACGCACGGTGAACGGCAAAAAGCTGGTGTATCTGGATTCCACCGCCACCGCCCAGAAACCCAGGGCTGTCATCGATGCCCTGTCGCACTTTTACGAGCACACCAATGCCAACATTCACCGGGGAGCCTACTCCCTGTCCATCGAATCCACGGAGGCCTACGAGGAGGCCCGTTCCAGGGTGGCACGTCTGATTCAGGCTCCAGAACAGGGCATCATCTTCACCCGCAACACCACCGAGGCGATCAACCTGGTGGCCCGCACCTGGGCACTGGATCACCTGAAACCTGGCGACCAGATCCTGGTGACCGAAATGGAGCACCATTCCAATCTGGTGCCCTGGCACATCGCTGCAAAAGCCACAGGAGCAGAGGTCATCGGGGTGAGGGTCACGCCGGAAGGCAGACTGGACCAGCAGGATTACCTGCAAAAACTGGCTTCTGGCAAGGTGAAACTGGTGGCTGTGGCCCACATTTCCAATGCGCTGGGAACCCTCAACCCGGTGCAGCAGATGACCGAACAGGCCCATCAGGCAGGTGCGCTGGTGCTCATCGATGGAGCCCAGAGCGTGCCCCATCTGCCTGTGAATGTGCAGGAACTGGGGGCAGATTTCTTTGCGTTCAGTGGGCACAAGATGTGTGGTCCCACCGGGGCAGGGGTGCTGTATGCCAGACCTGAGCTGCTGGAAGAGATGTCTCCTTTTCTGGGAGGAGGGGAGATGATCGATCAGGTCTACATTGACCACTCCACTTACGCAGATTTGCCCCGCAAATTTGAGGCGGGAACCCCTGCCATTGCAGAAGTGGTGGCGCTGGGTGTGGCTGCACAGTACCTGCAGGATCTGGGAATGGAGCGCATCTGGCAACACGAAAAAGACCTGATGGCTTACGCCCTGGACCGGATCGCTGAAATCCCTGAACTGACCCAGTATGGACCCCTCGGAGAGGACCGGGCAGGAGTGCTCAGTTTCAATTTGCAGGGTGTGCATGCCCACGATGTGGCGGGTTTTCTGGACGAGCGGGGCATCTGTGTGCGCAGTGGCCACCACTGCGCACAGCCCCTGATGCGGGCTTTGAAGGTGGGTTCCACCGCCAGGGCCAGTTTCTATCTGTACAATACCCGTGAAGACATTGATGCCCTCGTTCAGGCCCTGAGAGAAATTGTGGCCTTCTTCAAGGAGTGA